The Maridesulfovibrio sp. genomic sequence GGAGAATGAAATGCTCGATTTGAAATTTGTACAGAACAATCTGGATGTAGTTCGCGAAAGCCTCGAAAAAAGAGGATCTAAACTTGATGTTAATGAATTCAGCGATCTGGATTCCCGCCGCAAGGCCCTTCTGCAGGAAGTGGAATCCCTTAAGGCCGAGCGTAACTCTACATCCGGCGAGATTGCAAAAATAAAGAAAGAAGGTGGCGACGCCTCTGAAATCATCGCCCGTATGGGTGAAGTCTCAGGCCGGATCAAGGCCCTTGATGAAGACCTCAAAGATATTGAAGCCGCTGAACGCGAATGGCTCGTTTCCGTTCCCAACATGCCTGATGAGTCCGTACCTTTCGGTAAAACCGAGGACGACAACCCGGTTATCCGCCATTGGGGCGAAAAGCCTGAGTTTGATTTTACCCCCCGCGAGCATTGGGATCTGGCTGTGGAGTTGGACGGCGTTGATTTTGAACGCGCAGCGAAGCTTACCGGAGCGCGTTTTGCCGTGCTTAAGAAATGGGGGGCCAAACTGGAAAGGGCTCTGACGTCTTTCATGGTCGATGTGCAGACCAATGACCACGGTTATACTGAGGTCATTCCTCCGTATATCGTCAACCGCGATTCCCTGTTCGGCACCGGTCAACTGCCGAAGTTTGCCGAGGACCTTTTCAAGCTGGAAAACTGGGAATACTACATGATTCCCACAGCAGAAGTTCCGCTGACCAACCTGCATCGCGATGAAGTGCTCAGTGAAGATGATCTTTCCATTGCCTACTGCGCTCCGACTCCCTGTTTCCGTTCCGAAGCAGGATCCTACGGCAAGGACACCAAAGGCCTGATCCGTCAGCACCAGTTCCACAAAGTGGAGATGGTGCGTTTCGCCCACCCGGACAAATCTTTTGATGACCTTGAAAAGATGACCGGACATGCCGAGGAGATTCTTAAGCGTCTCGGACTGCATTACCGGGTTATCACCCTGTGTACCGGCGATATGGGATTCGGTTCTGCCAAGACCTATGACATTGAGGTCTGGCTGCCCGGTCAGGATAAGTACCGTGAAATTTCTTCCTGCTCCAACTGCGTGGATTTCCAGGCCCGCCGTGCCAATATCAAGTTCCAGCCCAAAGACAGCAAGAAAAAACAGTTCGTCCACACCTTGAACGGCTCCGGCCTTGCTGTGGGGCGTACCTTTGTAGCTGTGGTTGAAAACTATCAGCAGAAGGACGGTACCATCGTGGTTCCCGAAGTCCTGCGTCCTTACATGGGCGGTATGGAAGTAATTACTGCCGAGTAATTACAGCTAATACGCATGAATTTAAGGGCAGCCCGTTTTCACGGGCTGCCCTTTTTTTGGGCCTGCAAAATAAAATGGCTGCCGTAAAAACGACAGCCACCACAGAATGATTATGAATTAGTTTAGCAGTACCCGCATGGACCCGTAGAATCCCCGACGGCCTGAATAAGTGGGTTAAGGAAGCAGGGTGTATTGCACAGATAGGGCTTACAGATCCAATCCCTGCTTCTTGTAATCGTTAAGCTTGTTGCGCAGGGTGCGTACGGAGATGCCCAGCAGTTCCGCTGCCTTGGTGCGGTTGCCGGAAGTCTGGTCGAGACTCTTGATGATCAATTTCTTTTCCATTTCGGAAATAGGCATAACCGCAAAGTCCGCGGCAATGCCAGCTGCATCTGCCTGCTGTTCCCCGCCCGGAGCCTCGCCTTCTGTGTGGGCTTCGTCAGGCATCCATGCATCGGGATCGTTGAGGAAATGTTTGGATTCAATGGGCCCTGCTCCGGCCAGCAGCACGGCTCTTTCCATGAGGTTCTGCAATTCTCGCACGTTGCCGGGCCATTCGTAGTCCAGCAGCCACTTGGTAGCCTCTGCTGAAAATGCAAGAGGGGACAGCCCGTATTCAGTGCAGTATTTATTTACGAAAAATTTAGCCAGCAGCAGGATGTCTTCACCGCGTTGGGAGAGAGCCGGAAGTTTGAGCGGAATTACGTTCAGACGGTAAAAAAGGTCCTGTCTGAATTTTCCTTCCTTTACCGTCTCCTCAATGGCCCGGTTGGTTGTGGCCAGTACGCGTACATCAACCTTTACGGTTTCGACCCCGCCAACGCGGTCTATTTCGCCTTCCTGCAGAACCCTGAGCAGCTTGGCCTGCAGTCCCAGCTCCATTTCCGTGATTTCATCAAGGAGAATAGTTCCACCTGAAGCCAGTTCGAATTTACCAAGCTTGCGGTTGATAGCCCCGGTGAAGGCGCCTTTTTCATGACCGAACAGTTCTGATTCGAGCAGGTGTTCAGGCAGGGCGGCGCAGTTGATGGCTACGAACGGTTTGTCATTGCGGTCGGAATGATGATGCAGGAAACGGGCGAACATTTCTTTACCTGTTCCTGATTCACCGGAAATAAGTACCGT encodes the following:
- a CDS encoding sigma-54 dependent transcriptional regulator is translated as MPESTLLFIAEPQSVTSVFSPLKEAGFQAGLADNLAGAVNFIKKSKPCLIFTRPVMQGYSAQALLAEAVNIENFPPVVIFSRNGSADEALKFMELGARDYWLEPLSWEKIKLMLPDEKPSSMPSPDQLGAAVPPDAPGQKGTQGRYQIIGQHPAMARVLGLAKQVAKSKATVLISGESGTGKEMFARFLHHHSDRNDKPFVAINCAALPEHLLESELFGHEKGAFTGAINRKLGKFELASGGTILLDEITEMELGLQAKLLRVLQEGEIDRVGGVETVKVDVRVLATTNRAIEETVKEGKFRQDLFYRLNVIPLKLPALSQRGEDILLLAKFFVNKYCTEYGLSPLAFSAEATKWLLDYEWPGNVRELQNLMERAVLLAGAGPIESKHFLNDPDAWMPDEAHTEGEAPGGEQQADAAGIAADFAVMPISEMEKKLIIKSLDQTSGNRTKAAELLGISVRTLRNKLNDYKKQGLDL
- the serS gene encoding serine--tRNA ligase yields the protein MLDLKFVQNNLDVVRESLEKRGSKLDVNEFSDLDSRRKALLQEVESLKAERNSTSGEIAKIKKEGGDASEIIARMGEVSGRIKALDEDLKDIEAAEREWLVSVPNMPDESVPFGKTEDDNPVIRHWGEKPEFDFTPREHWDLAVELDGVDFERAAKLTGARFAVLKKWGAKLERALTSFMVDVQTNDHGYTEVIPPYIVNRDSLFGTGQLPKFAEDLFKLENWEYYMIPTAEVPLTNLHRDEVLSEDDLSIAYCAPTPCFRSEAGSYGKDTKGLIRQHQFHKVEMVRFAHPDKSFDDLEKMTGHAEEILKRLGLHYRVITLCTGDMGFGSAKTYDIEVWLPGQDKYREISSCSNCVDFQARRANIKFQPKDSKKKQFVHTLNGSGLAVGRTFVAVVENYQQKDGTIVVPEVLRPYMGGMEVITAE